The stretch of DNA AGGAGTTCATATCTGGCGGGCTATCTCGATTTTGTTTCTCAGTCTGCTTGTATTGGTTGTCTCTGCATACTTGCTCAGTCCTTATGCGACCATGAAGGATATTCGTGTTGAGGGAACAGTGCAAACTACAGCTGATGATATTCGACAGGCTTCAGGCATTCAGGATTCGGATTATACGATTAACCTTCTGCTAGATAAGACAAAATATGAAGAGCAGATTAAGTCTAATTATTGGGTTGAATCAGCTCAGCTTGTCTATCAATTTCCAACCAAGTTTACTATCAAGGTCAAGGAATATGATATTGTAGCCTACTATGTTTCTGGAGAAAGTCATTATCCAATCCTTTCAAGTGGTCAGCTTGAGACCAGTTCGGTAAGTTTGGTGAGTCTGCCAGAAACTTATATATCAGTTCTCTTTAATGATAGTGAACAAATCAAGGCTTTTGTCTCAGAACTTGCTCAAATTAGCCCAGAACTTAAGGCGGCTATTGAAAAGGTGGAACTAGCCCCAAGCAAGGTAACATCAGATTTAATTCGATTGACTATGAATGATTCGGACGAAGTCTTGGTTCCCCTTTCTGAAATGAGCAAGAAATTGCCTTATTACAGCAAGATTAAGCCACAATTGTCAGAACCAAGTGTGGTCGACATGGAAGCTGGAATCTACAGCTACACTGTAGCGGATAAATTAATTATGGAAGCAGAGGAAAAAGCCAAAAAAGAGGCTGAAGAAGCTGAGAAAAAGCAGGAAGAAGAACGTAAACGTTTAGAAGAAGAACAGAAAAAACAAGAGGAACAGAGCAATCGAAACCAAACGACCCAGCGCTCATCGCGTCGCTAGGTTTAGCTTTTCTTCTATAGCTCTTTAGTTGCCATGTTTTTACTTGACAAGTGCTAGTAGAAATAATAGAATAGTAAAAAACCTTTAAAGCAGTCCAGAGAGGCAGCTAAGGTTAGACGGTGAAAGGGTGGAGACTACCCATTTTTCGTGGAACCTTGCTGTTGGCAGGTTCCTTTTTTCGTGGCTTCTGTTGCACAGACTCTCTCACTAGCAAAGGTAAAAGGAGAAACCTATGCGAGAACATCGTCCAGTCATTGCTCTTGATTTTCCTAGTTTTGAGGCGGTCAAGGAATTTTTAGCTCTTTTCCCAGCAGAAGAAAGCCTTTATCTCAAGGTAGGGATGGAGCTTTATTACGCAGCGGGGCCTGAGATTGTGTCCTACTTGAAAGGCTTGGGTCATAGTGTCTTTTTGGATCTCAAGCTTCATGACATTCCCAATACAGTCAAGTCAGCCATGAAGGTTTTGTCTCAGCTTGGTGTGGATATGACCAATGTTCATGCAGCTGGTGGTGTAGAGATGATGAAGGCTGCGCGTGAAGGTCTTGGAAGTCAAGCCAAATTGATCGCTGTCACTCAGCTCACATCAACCTCAGAAGCTCAGATGAAGGATTTTCAAAATATCCAAACCAGTCTGCAGGAGTCAGTGATTCATTATGCCAAGAAGACGGCTGAAGCGGGATTAGATGGTGTTGTTTGCTCGGCTCAGGAAGTGCAACTCATCAAGCAGGCCACCAATCCAGATTTTATCTGTCTGACACCGGGCATTCGTCCAGCAGGTGCTGCAGTTGGAGACCAAAAACGCGTGATGACACCTGCTGATGCCTATCAAATCGGTAGTGACTATATCGTAGTGGGACGTCCCATTACCCAAGCTGAGAATCCTGTTGCAGCTTATCATGCCATCAAGGATGAATGGACACAGGACTGGAATTAAAGAACTAGATTAGAAAAACAAAAGGAGAAGACCATGACACTTGCTAAAGATATCGCTAGCCACCTCTTGAAAATTCAAGCAGTTTACCTCAAACCAGAGGAGCCTTTCACTTGGGCATCTGGTATCAAGTCACCGATTTACACTGATAATCGTGTGACACTAGCCTATCCAGAAACTCGTAACTTAATTGAAAATGGCTTTGTGGAAGCTATCAAAGAAGCCTTTCCAGAGGTAGAAGTGATTGCAGGAACTGCAACAGCAGGGATTCCTCACGGAGCCATCATTGCTGACAAGATGAATCTGCCATTTGCCTATATCCGTAGCAAACCAAAAGACCACGGTGCTGGTAATCAAATCGAAGGACGCGTAGCTCAGGGTCAAAAAATGGTAGTGGTTGAAGATCTTATTTCAACAGGTGGTTCTGTTCTTGAAGCAGTAGCAGCTGCTAAACGAGAAGGAGCAGATGTGCTTGGAGTTGTAGCGATTTTCAGCTACCAATTGCCAAAAGCAGACAAAAACTTTGCAGATGCTGGTGTTAAGCTGTTAACACTTTCTAACTACAGTGAACTCATTCACCTAGCTCAAGAAGAAGGTTACATCACACCAGAAGGCTTAGATCTCCTAAAACGATTTAAAGAAGACCAAGAAAATTGGCAAAACGCCTAAAACATAGAAAATCAGGTAGTCACTAGGATTACCTGATTTCTTTTTGTGATTTCATTGAGTATTATACTCAATGAAAATCAAAGAGCAAACTAGGAAGCTAGTCGCAGGTTGCTCAAAGCACTGCTTTGAGGTTGTAGATAAGACTGACGAAGTCAGTCACATATATAATCCAAGGCGACGTTGACGTGGTTTGAAGAGATTTTCGAAGAGTATCAGTCAACTTTTCCGCCCTCAACAACAAGGTCATCTGCTTTAGCAGCGTCACCGTAGGTTGGGTGGAGTGTTTTTTCATAGACCTTGTGGAAGAAGTTTTCTTTGCCTAATTTTTCAATATCTTTATTGATGAAGTCTAGCAATTCTTGGTTGCCTTTTTGAACTGCTGCCGCAATGGTATCTGGATTACCGAGGGAAGTAATTCCTACTTCAAATCCTTTATTTTCAAGCGCCCAAGCTAGAACTTCAGTATTGTCAGTAGAGAAGGCATCTCCACGTCCGTCAAGAAGAGCTTGGTAAGAGTCACTGTATTGGTCATATTTTTGGAGTTTAATTTCTGGATGATTCTTTTCAAAATAAGTCTCAGCAGTCGTTCCTTTTGTGACAATTAAGGTTTTACCTTCAAGTTGTTTGACGTCTGTAATGAGACCAGTCTTAGGTGATACGACTCCAAGAGAAACTTTCATGTATGGAAGGGCAAAATCAACTTGTTTCTTGCGTTCGTCAGTCACTGTAAAGTTGGCAAGAGTAATATCTACCTTGTTTGAAATCAAGTATTCCGCACGGTTGGCAGCGTCGACTGAAACGTATTTAACATTGACACCAAGGTCTTGGGCCAGTTGGTTCCCAAGTTCAATATCGTAACCTTGGTAAGAACCGTCATTGTCAACGTAACCAAACGGTTTTTTATCTCCAAACACGGCGACTCGTAGCTCACCGCTTTTTTTGATTTCATCGATTGTGCGAGCCTTGGCAGTGGTTTTGCCAGAGGATGAACCAGCGTTTCCACCTGAGCTACAAGCAGTGACAAAGATAAGGGCAAAGGCAAGTGCCAAAACAGTTAAGAGTGGTTTGAATAGTTTCATAAGAATCTCCTTTATAGATATGAGCCAAATTGGCTAAAGTCAAAGACGTTTAAAAATTCCTGAGCTCGTTTGGTTTGAGGATTGGTAAAGAAGGCTTGAGCCGTTCCTTCTTCAGCAATTTTCCCTTGGTCGAGGAAGATAATCCGATCGGCAATAGCTTGGGCAAACTGCATTTCATGGGTTACTAAAATCATGGTGCGACCTTCTTGAGCTAAATCATTGATAAGTTCTAGAACCTCACGCACCATTTCTGGATCCAGCGAAGCAGTCACTTCGTCAAAAAGGATGATTTCTGGATGCATGAGGAGGGCACGGACAATTGCAACCCGTTGCTTCTGTCCACCAGATAATTGACGCGCAAAGCTATGTTGTTTGTCTAGCAAACCGACACGTTCCAGTAGTTGCAGAGCTTCTTCCGTTACTTCCTTCTTGTCCCTTCCTTGAGCCTTGATAGGACCTAGGATGAGGTTTTGTAGGACATCCAGATGGGGAAAGAGTTCATAACTTTGAAAGACCATGCCAATCTTTTGGCGAACTAGGTGAAAGTCTTTTTTATTTTCAACGATAGACTGACCGTCCAGAAGAATATCTCCACCTTGAATACTTTCTAAGCCGTTGAGACAACGAAGGAGGGTACTTTTCCCACAACCAGAGGGTCCTAGAATGACGACAACTTCCCCTTTATTGATTTGTAGGGATAGACCTTGGAGGATGGGATTGTCTCCGAAGGATTTTTTGAGTTCCTTGATTTCTAAGATAGTTTCAGACATTTAGTTCCTCCAATGTTTTTCTAAGTGAGTGGATAGTTTGGAAATAGGGAAGCAGACTGCGAAATACAAGACTAGAATGGTTCCATAAATCCAAAAGGAAGCGGTTGCGATAGTCAAGCGATTGCTATCGATGATTTGCTGTCCAACCTTGGTCACTTCAACTACCCCAATCAAGACAACCAAGGAAGTGGTTTTGATCATCCGAGTGACAAGGTTGATGGCTTGTGGTAGCAATCTTCTCAAGACCTGTGGGATGATGATGTGGTAGTAAAGTTGAACATTTGTCAAACCTAGTGCCTGTCCACTTTCAAACTGATGCTTAGGGAGGGAAGTGATGGCTCCACGGACCAAGTCCCCCATTTCAGCTGTTCCCCAGAGGGTAAAAACGATAATAGCTGAAGTCTCTCCTGAGATATTGATATTAAAGTTTCGAGCTAATCCGAAATAAACGATGAAGAGTAGCACCAGTTGGGGCATGATACGAATAAATTCCAGATACAATCGTGTTAAAAATCGTACGATTCTAGAATGGGAGGTCATGACAATTCCCATGACTGTTCCGAAAATCATGGATAAGAGGACAGACAGGATAGAAATGCCAATCGTGACGCCCAATCCCTGTAAAATCCGCAGGAGATTATTTCCCTGAAAGAGTACTTGGATTCCCGAATCCTGCATGGCGGAGCCTCCTTTCTATCCAGCTAAAGACCAGTGATATGGGCAGCAGCATAATCAGGTAAGCAATTACCAACATAGCTAGCGCAATGTCTGTCTCATAATAGAGCCCAATCAAGTCCTTGGCGACGTACATGAGGTCTGCTAAAGCTACTGCTGAGAAAACGGAGGTTTCCTTGATGAGGAAAATGACATTGGCGCTAAAAGATGGTAGGGCCACCGCTGTTGCTTGCGGAAGAACCACATAGCGAAAGACCTGTACAGGTGTCAGACCGATGGCTAATCCAATCTCATGCTGGGTTTGACTGATGGCTTCCAACCCACTTCGGAAAGATTCTGCCATATAGGAGCCTCCTAAAAAGACTAATCCCAGAGTAGCACAGACTTCCGAAGATAGGACAATCCCTATTCGGGGAAGACCGAAGTAGAGAAAGAAGAGTTGAATCAAAAGGGGTGTATTACGTGACAATTCAATGTAGGCTGTCGCTATTTGCGCCAAAAAAGGGATGCGGTAATGCCGGATGATACTAACGATTAAACCGAGCAGAAAGGATCCCAGAATTCCCCAAACTGCAATATGCAAGGTTAGGAGAAAAGCCTTTTGATATAGTGGTAGATATTGTTCAACAATGGACCAATCCAAAAATAGAACCTCCCATCTAGAAATAATACAGTTATTGTAGCACTTAAAATCTCCTTTGGATAATATCTATTTTTTATTGCCGTGATAAGGATTTTTTATCATAGATATAAAATTTCTGAAATTTCCAAACAAAATATTTGAAAAGTTTTGAAAAAAGAGTTAAGATATTTTTGTAATATACAAAGTAAACGCTTACTTATTAAGGAGGGCATTTTATGTCATACAAAACAAGCAATGCAGAAGGTCATGTAGACTTCATCAATACCTATGATTTGGAGCCAATGGCACAACAAGTTATTCCTAAAGCAGCATTTGGCTATATCGCTAGTGGGGCGGAGGATACTTTCACTTTACGTGAGAATATTCGTGCCTTTAACCACAAACTCATCGTTCCTCATACACTCTGCAATGTAGAAAATCCAAGTACAGAGATTGAATTTGCAGGCGAAAAATTGTCTTCACCAATCATTATGGCACCTGTTGCAGCTCATAAATTGGCAAATGAACAGGGTGAAGTGGCGACTGCGCGTGGTGTGCATGAGTTTGGTTCTCTTTACACAACTAGCTCTTACTCTACTGTCGATCTTCCAGAAATTACGGAAGCCCTTCAAGGGACACCTCATTGGTTCCAATTTTACTTTAGTAAGGATGACGGTATCAACCGCCATATCATGGACCGTGTGAAGGCTGAAGGTTATAAAGCGATTGTCTTGACAGCAGATGCGACTGTAGGGGGCAATCGTGAGGTTGATAAGCGTAATGGATTTGTCTTCCCAGTTGGCATGCCGATTGTTGAAGAATATCTGCCAGAAGGTGCTGGAAAATCAATGGACTTTGTTTACAAATCAGCTAAACAACGCTTGTCTCCACGTGATGTAGAATTTATCGCTGAATACTCAGGACTTCCTGTTTATGTCAAGGGACCACAATGCCGTGAGGATGTTGAACGTTCACTTGCTGCAGGTGCATCTGGTATCTGGGTAACAAACCACGGTGGACGCCAAATTGATGGTGGACCAGCAGCCTTTGATTCACTTCAAGAAGTAGCTGAAGCGGTTGACAAACGCGTGCCAATTGTCTTTGACTCAGGTGTTCGTCGTGGTCAACACGTCTTTAAAGCCTTGGCCTCAGGAGCAGACTTGGTAGCTATTGGCCGCCCTGTCATCTATGGTTTGGCCCTCGGTGGTAGTGTCGGTGTGCGTCAAGTCTTTGAACACTTGAATGCGGAATTGAAGACAGTCATGCAGTTGTCTGGAACTCAGACTATTGAAGATGTCAAACACTTCAAACTCCGTCACAACCCATACAACCCAACCTTCCCAGTTGACCCACGCGACTTAAAATTGTATTGATAAAACAGCTTGCCTCCACTAAGTGTGGAGGTTTTTGTTTGTGTTTTAAACGTTTGAATAAAGGAAAATCATATAAAAGTCTATATAAATATATTTTCCAATCAAATATCTTGCTAGGGCTTTCATTTTTTGCTATACTGGTGCAGTAATTAAATAATAAAGACATTTGGGGTGCTTTAGGCTGAGATGATACCCATTGAACCTGATACAGTTAAGACTGGCGAAGGGAAATGTGAAAAGTTTTTTTTCGTATGGCGAAATGAACGATCTAATCTTGTAAGCTAAACTCTGATTCTTGATTGTAATTGGAGTCTTTTTGTTTATATAAGCTGGATGAAGGTGATACAAAGCATTTAGGTAGCTCTTCTTGAACGCCCTTGATTTTTTTAAAAAAGGTCAAGAAAAACTAGGATTTTCTTGGTGTTTTGTTGATTACGAACGAGTAAAGAGAGGAAAAGTAAATATGGAAACACAAGACTATGCATTTGAGCCAGGTTTGACTGTTGGAGAATTATTAAAAAATAGTCAGCAGGATTGGCAAGTTGCAATCAATCATCGTTTTGTTAAGGAACTTTTTGCGGGGACAATTGAGAATAAGGTCTTAAAAGACTACCTGATTCAAGATTATCACTTCTTTGATGCCTTCTTATCCATGCTGGGTGCTTGCGTAGCCCACGCAGACCAGCTTGAATCCAAGCTTCGTTTTGCCAAGCAATTAGGCTTTCTTGAAGCAGATGAAGACGGTTATTTCCAAAAGGCTTTCAAAGAGTTAAAAGTATCTGAGAATGACTATCTGGAAGTGAACTTGCATCCTGTAACAAAAGCCTTTCAGGATTTAATGTATTCTGCTGTTTCATCATCAGACTATGCCCATCTTTTGGTCATGTTGGTCATTGCAGAAGGTCTCTATTTAGACTGGGGTTCTAAAGATTTAGCTCTACCTGAAGCCTATATTCATTCGGAATGGATCAATCTCCACAGAGGTCCTTTCTTTGCAGAGTGGGTTCAATTTCTGGTTGACGAACTTAATCGTGTCGGAAAAGGTCGAGAAGATTTGACAGAACTTCAGCAACGCTGGAATCAAGCGGTCGCTTTAGAATTAGCCTTTTTTGATATTGGTTATGACGCTTAGAGAAGGTTCAGGATATTGACAAATTTGATGAGGTAATTCTCTTCGAAAATCAAATTCAAACCACGTCAGCTTCACCTTAGATTATATATGTGACTGACTTCGTCAGTCTTATCTACAACCTCAAAGCAGTGCTTTGAGCAGCCTGCGGCTAGCTTCCTAGTTTGCTCTTTGATTTTCATTGAGCATAAATCATTCAATGTAAAAAAATTTCTTAACGAAAGATAGAGATAAATCGAAATCAGTAGATCGTATAAAGTGAAAAGGAAGGATTTCAATATGACAAGTTTAAAATTATTAAAAGAAAAAGCACCTTTGGTCATTTGCATAACCAATGATGTAGTAAAAAATTTCACAGCAAATGGATTAGTAGCACTGGGTGCATCACCAGCCATGAGTGAGTTTCCAGCAGATTTAGAGGATTTGTTAAAGTATGCTGGTGGTTTATTAATAAACATAGGAACATTAACAGATGAAAATTGGAAATTATACCAAGCTGCTCTGAAAATTGCAGAGAAATATAATGTCCCAGCAGTTTTAGATCCTGTAGCCTGTGGAGCAGGAGAATATAGAAAAAAAGTAGCAGATGATCTAATCAACAATTATAAACTAGCAGCGATTAGGGGAAATGCTGGCGAGATTGCCTCTTTAGTAGGGATAAATGTGGCGTCTAAAGGAGTAGATAGTGCGGGAGTAGATAATATTGATGAAATTGCTCTAGCAGCAAATAAGAAGTTCAATATTCCTATAATAGTAACAGGTGAAGTGGATGCTATTGCGGTAAATGGAGAAGTGGTAACGATTCATAATGGTAGTTCCATGATGCCAAAAGTTATTGGGACAGGATGCTTATTAGGGGCAGTGGTAGCAAGCTTTATCGGACTTGAAAAAGGTCAAGAATTGAAATCATTAGAAACTGCAATGTTGGTTTACAATATCGCTGGAGAAATGGCAGCAAAACGTCCAAATGGACATCTTCCTGGAACATTTAAAGTTGAATTTATAAATGCCTTATACGAGATTACAGATGAAGATGTAAAGGAATTCAAAAGAGTGAAGTAAAATGTTTCATAAAGAATTACTAAAACTATATTTTATTTGTGGAACGACTACTTGCCAAGGAAAAGATCTATATACAGTCGTTGAGGAAGCCTTAAAAGGTGGTATAACCTTATTTCAATTCCGTGAAAAAGGGGAGGGAGCCTTAGAAGGTAAAGAAAAAGTCGAATTAGCAATTAAACTACAGGATCTTTGTAAAAAATATAATGTTCCATTTATCGTTAATGATGATATAGATTTGGCAATGGAAATTGACGCTGATGGCGTACATGTAGGACAAGATGACCTCGGTGTTGATGAAATTAGAAAATTGATGCCAGATAAAATAATTGGTCTCTCTATAAAAAACGAGGACGAATTTCAACAATCAAAAGTTGAATATGTAGATTATGTGGGTGTTGGTCCTGTATTTGATACCCAGTCAAAGGGCGATGCTGGTGGTGCTATAGGTTATGAAGGTCTTAAATTGATGAGAAAACTATTGCCACAAATGCCCTTAGTTGCAATTGGTGGGATACAGACGCAACATATTAAAGACATTATGAAGACCAATGTTGACGGTGTTTCAATCATTTCAGCAATATCGTATGCAAAAAATATAGAAAAAACTGTTCGGGAAATGAGTGAACAATAGGTATCTATCCTTGGATTCTGAGTAAGTGGAAGTTTTCCTTTTCTAAAAAGATATGTCCAGATTCAGTTCAAATAGCTAATCCATCAAATATGTTATTTATTTTTTGCAAAAGAAAGATCTGCTGTATTTGTGAGTGCAAGGCTGTATTTCCAGTTCAATTTCTTGAACTGGAAAAAATCGTTTGTTATAATATTTATATAATTAAATAATAAAGACATTTGGGGTGCTTTAGGCTGAGATGATACCCATTGAACCTGATACAGTTAAGACTGGCGAAGGGAAATGTGAAATGGTTTTGTATTTATAGAAACTAACCATCTAATCTTGTAAGCTGAACTCTAATTTCTATCTGTAATTAGAGTTTTTTCTTTTACGAAACTGGATACAAAGCATTTAGGTAGCTCACCTTGAATGCCCCACTTTTCTTTAAAAAAGGAGTTTTTTTATGTTGAAAAAATGGCAGTTAAAAGATGTTATTTTACTTGCTTTCTTGTCTATCTTTTTTGGTGGCGTTTTTGTAGGATCTGGCTATCTGTTTGATATCCTCACTCTGATTTTAGCCCCTCTTGGTTTACAGGCCTTTGCCAATGAAATCCTCTTTGGTCTCTGGTGTATGGCTGCGCCCATCGCTGCCATATTTGTTCCAAGAGTCGGAAGTGCAACGATTGGAGAAGTACTAGCTGCGCTTGCTGAAGTCCTTTATGGTAGCCAATTCGGTCTAGGCGCTCTTTTGTCTGGCTTGGTTCAAGGTTTGGGAAGTGAACTTGGTTTTATCGTAACCAAGAATCGCTATGAAAGTTGGCTCTCTCTAACTGCCAATAGTATTGGGATTACGCTTGTTAGCTTTGTCTATGAATACATTAAGTTAGGTTACTACGCCTTCTCCCTTCCTTTTGTCCTTTCCTTGCTTGTGGTGCGCTTTATTTCTGTCTTTTTCTTCTGTACCATCTTGGTTCGTGCCATTGTCAAACTTTATCATCAGTTTGCAGCTGGAGGCAAGGCATAGATGGGGCTGGAACTACGAGCGATTCAGTCCCCAATCTTCTCTGAGCCGCTTGATTTTACTTTTCATGCGCAAGCCTTTACCTTGTTAGTTGGGAGCAGTGGTTCAGGAAAATCCAGCCTCTTTCAAATGATTGCCCAAGTCAGTTCTCTTCCCTATAGCGGTCAAGTCCTGATAAATGGGAGCGAGGTCAGTCAGCTTTCTATCATCGAACGTGTCCAGACGGTTGGTATTCTCTTTCAAAATCCCAATCATCAATTTACCATGGAGAACTTGTTTGAGGAGCTAATTTTTACCTTGGAAAATATTGAGCATCCCGCTCAGGAAATTGATTCTAAAATAGCAGAGGTTGTCCAGCAATGTCGCTGCAAGGCGATTTTGCACCGTCCAATTCATCACTTATCAGGTGGGGAAAAGCAAAAGGCTGCTTTGGCTGTTCTCTTTGCTATGAATCCTAGGGTCTATTTCTTGGATGAGCCCTTCGCTTCCATTGACCGCAAGAGCAGGTTAGAGATATTGGAGATTCTAAAAGAGTTGGTCTCTGATGGGAAGACAGTTATTTTGTGCGACCATGATTTAACGGACTATGAAGCCTATAT from Streptococcus mitis encodes:
- a CDS encoding cell division protein FtsQ/DivIB; the encoded protein is MSKDKKNEGKEILEEFKELSEWQKRNQEYLKKKAEEEAALAEEKEKERQARMASKSEKSDATEDQESESDPKDSESAKDDTEEKVEESEDVKKEVAKEESKSKEPKKEDKKADKKPVKEKPVKPKIPGVHIWRAISILFLSLLVLVVSAYLLSPYATMKDIRVEGTVQTTADDIRQASGIQDSDYTINLLLDKTKYEEQIKSNYWVESAQLVYQFPTKFTIKVKEYDIVAYYVSGESHYPILSSGQLETSSVSLVSLPETYISVLFNDSEQIKAFVSELAQISPELKAAIEKVELAPSKVTSDLIRLTMNDSDEVLVPLSEMSKKLPYYSKIKPQLSEPSVVDMEAGIYSYTVADKLIMEAEEKAKKEAEEAEKKQEEERKRLEEEQKKQEEQSNRNQTTQRSSRR
- the pyrF gene encoding orotidine-5'-phosphate decarboxylase: MREHRPVIALDFPSFEAVKEFLALFPAEESLYLKVGMELYYAAGPEIVSYLKGLGHSVFLDLKLHDIPNTVKSAMKVLSQLGVDMTNVHAAGGVEMMKAAREGLGSQAKLIAVTQLTSTSEAQMKDFQNIQTSLQESVIHYAKKTAEAGLDGVVCSAQEVQLIKQATNPDFICLTPGIRPAGAAVGDQKRVMTPADAYQIGSDYIVVGRPITQAENPVAAYHAIKDEWTQDWN
- the pyrE gene encoding orotate phosphoribosyltransferase, with amino-acid sequence MTLAKDIASHLLKIQAVYLKPEEPFTWASGIKSPIYTDNRVTLAYPETRNLIENGFVEAIKEAFPEVEVIAGTATAGIPHGAIIADKMNLPFAYIRSKPKDHGAGNQIEGRVAQGQKMVVVEDLISTGGSVLEAVAAAKREGADVLGVVAIFSYQLPKADKNFADAGVKLLTLSNYSELIHLAQEEGYITPEGLDLLKRFKEDQENWQNA
- a CDS encoding cysteine ABC transporter substrate-binding protein; translation: MKLFKPLLTVLALAFALIFVTACSSGGNAGSSSGKTTAKARTIDEIKKSGELRVAVFGDKKPFGYVDNDGSYQGYDIELGNQLAQDLGVNVKYVSVDAANRAEYLISNKVDITLANFTVTDERKKQVDFALPYMKVSLGVVSPKTGLITDVKQLEGKTLIVTKGTTAETYFEKNHPEIKLQKYDQYSDSYQALLDGRGDAFSTDNTEVLAWALENKGFEVGITSLGNPDTIAAAVQKGNQELLDFINKDIEKLGKENFFHKVYEKTLHPTYGDAAKADDLVVEGGKVD
- a CDS encoding amino acid ABC transporter ATP-binding protein, with the translated sequence MSETILEIKELKKSFGDNPILQGLSLQINKGEVVVILGPSGCGKSTLLRCLNGLESIQGGDILLDGQSIVENKKDFHLVRQKIGMVFQSYELFPHLDVLQNLILGPIKAQGRDKKEVTEEALQLLERVGLLDKQHSFARQLSGGQKQRVAIVRALLMHPEIILFDEVTASLDPEMVREVLELINDLAQEGRTMILVTHEMQFAQAIADRIIFLDQGKIAEEGTAQAFFTNPQTKRAQEFLNVFDFSQFGSYL
- a CDS encoding amino acid ABC transporter permease; this encodes MQDSGIQVLFQGNNLLRILQGLGVTIGISILSVLLSMIFGTVMGIVMTSHSRIVRFLTRLYLEFIRIMPQLVLLFIVYFGLARNFNINISGETSAIIVFTLWGTAEMGDLVRGAITSLPKHQFESGQALGLTNVQLYYHIIIPQVLRRLLPQAINLVTRMIKTTSLVVLIGVVEVTKVGQQIIDSNRLTIATASFWIYGTILVLYFAVCFPISKLSTHLEKHWRN
- a CDS encoding amino acid ABC transporter permease, with amino-acid sequence MDWSIVEQYLPLYQKAFLLTLHIAVWGILGSFLLGLIVSIIRHYRIPFLAQIATAYIELSRNTPLLIQLFFLYFGLPRIGIVLSSEVCATLGLVFLGGSYMAESFRSGLEAISQTQHEIGLAIGLTPVQVFRYVVLPQATAVALPSFSANVIFLIKETSVFSAVALADLMYVAKDLIGLYYETDIALAMLVIAYLIMLLPISLVFSWIERRLRHAGFGNPSTLSGK
- the lctO gene encoding L-lactate oxidase codes for the protein MSYKTSNAEGHVDFINTYDLEPMAQQVIPKAAFGYIASGAEDTFTLRENIRAFNHKLIVPHTLCNVENPSTEIEFAGEKLSSPIIMAPVAAHKLANEQGEVATARGVHEFGSLYTTSSYSTVDLPEITEALQGTPHWFQFYFSKDDGINRHIMDRVKAEGYKAIVLTADATVGGNREVDKRNGFVFPVGMPIVEEYLPEGAGKSMDFVYKSAKQRLSPRDVEFIAEYSGLPVYVKGPQCREDVERSLAAGASGIWVTNHGGRQIDGGPAAFDSLQEVAEAVDKRVPIVFDSGVRRGQHVFKALASGADLVAIGRPVIYGLALGGSVGVRQVFEHLNAELKTVMQLSGTQTIEDVKHFKLRHNPYNPTFPVDPRDLKLY
- a CDS encoding TenA family protein: METQDYAFEPGLTVGELLKNSQQDWQVAINHRFVKELFAGTIENKVLKDYLIQDYHFFDAFLSMLGACVAHADQLESKLRFAKQLGFLEADEDGYFQKAFKELKVSENDYLEVNLHPVTKAFQDLMYSAVSSSDYAHLLVMLVIAEGLYLDWGSKDLALPEAYIHSEWINLHRGPFFAEWVQFLVDELNRVGKGREDLTELQQRWNQAVALELAFFDIGYDA
- the thiM gene encoding hydroxyethylthiazole kinase; translation: MTSLKLLKEKAPLVICITNDVVKNFTANGLVALGASPAMSEFPADLEDLLKYAGGLLINIGTLTDENWKLYQAALKIAEKYNVPAVLDPVACGAGEYRKKVADDLINNYKLAAIRGNAGEIASLVGINVASKGVDSAGVDNIDEIALAANKKFNIPIIVTGEVDAIAVNGEVVTIHNGSSMMPKVIGTGCLLGAVVASFIGLEKGQELKSLETAMLVYNIAGEMAAKRPNGHLPGTFKVEFINALYEITDEDVKEFKRVK
- the thiE gene encoding thiamine phosphate synthase; translation: MFHKELLKLYFICGTTTCQGKDLYTVVEEALKGGITLFQFREKGEGALEGKEKVELAIKLQDLCKKYNVPFIVNDDIDLAMEIDADGVHVGQDDLGVDEIRKLMPDKIIGLSIKNEDEFQQSKVEYVDYVGVGPVFDTQSKGDAGGAIGYEGLKLMRKLLPQMPLVAIGGIQTQHIKDIMKTNVDGVSIISAISYAKNIEKTVREMSEQ
- a CDS encoding ECF transporter S component — encoded protein: MLKKWQLKDVILLAFLSIFFGGVFVGSGYLFDILTLILAPLGLQAFANEILFGLWCMAAPIAAIFVPRVGSATIGEVLAALAEVLYGSQFGLGALLSGLVQGLGSELGFIVTKNRYESWLSLTANSIGITLVSFVYEYIKLGYYAFSLPFVLSLLVVRFISVFFFCTILVRAIVKLYHQFAAGGKA